GTGATTAGCCCAGCCGCTACCGCCGTACTGTTTAAGAGCATGCGCGGGCACGCACCACAAACCGAACTGGTGGCATCCCCAGGCGGCGATGTTAACGCAGGGCTGATTGATCCACTTACCCCGCGTGAACAGGAAATTCTGCTGCTTATCGCATTGGGCAAGTCCAATACCGAGATCGCCGAAGAACTGTTCATCTCTTTGCCCACGGTAAAAACCCACGTGAGCAAAGTGTTGTCCAAAACTGGTTCCCGCGACCGAGTCCATGCGGTGTTGTTTGCTTTTAGTAGGGGATTGGTAGCACCCAATCAACTGCTGACTCATACCCAGGGCTGATATTCCGAGGTTCCGACTGTGGTCTGATGTTTTCGCCTCCTGTGGTCGCGATGATAGACATCATGATCACAGTCCAAGACCTCGGAAAAACTTACGGTAAGAAAACCGCCATCGCTGGCCTGAACTTTCATGTGCCAGACGGACAAGTCACCGGCTTTCTCGGCCCCAACGGCTCCGGAAAATCCACCACTATGCGCTGCATGTTGGGATTGGATACCCCCACGGAAGGTCGCGTGACCTTCAAGTCCAAGTCCTACAACGATGAGTTCGCGCGCTTAAGCAATAAACCCAGTGTTGCCGGAGCGATTCTCGACGCCGGCTGGTTTACCCCAGCCCGATCCGGACGCAGCCACTTGCGCGTTATTGCCCGTGGCGCAGGGATTAGCGACGCCCGCGTGGAGGAATGCCTCGACTACGTCGGCATGCGGGAAGCAGCGCACCAAAAAGTAGGCGATTATTCCCTCGGCATGAAGCAACGCATCGGTGTCGCAGTGGCATTGTTGGGTAACCCGCAGCACCTGATCTTGGACGAACCGGTCAATGGTCTGGACCCAGAAGGCGTGAGCTGGATGCGCAACACCATCCGCGATTTAGCAAGCCAAGGCCGCAGCGTGCTGGTGTCCTCCCACCTGTTGTCCGAAATGCAGCAGACCGCGGACCGACTCGTGGTGATCGGCAAAGGCAAGATGATCGGCGAGTACACAATGAGCGAGTTTTTAGCTGATGGCACGACGGTGCTCGTGGAATCCCCACAGGCAGCACAGCTATGCGACGCCCTGAAAAACCGTGGTCTTGCCGCCGCAGCGCAGGACACTCAGGTGGTCATTGCGTTGGAGCATGCTGACGACGATCCCGCGGTGCGCGCCCAAGTGGCAGCGCTTGCTCTCGAATATGGTATCGCGGTAACCCGACTAGAAACCCACCAAGAAAACCTAGAGCAGCGGTTCCTTGCAGCAACGCAAAGCGTCCAAGAATACCGAACCTCCAACGCCGGCAACTAATTAGGAAAGAACTCATACCCATGTTTTTTAACGCTTTAAAATCCGAGTGGACCAAACTGATGAGCCTGCGCAGTACGGCGGTGTATTTCATCTTGATCACCGGTGCCCTCTATGGCCCCATGGTGCTGCTGGTGGGCCTATCTGATACATCTTCGGGTGTTGATTGGAGTTCGTTGCTGGTGGGCTGGGGCATCGCAGTAGCAATTTCGATTGCTTTTGCTGGTGCCAGTGTCGCAGGTGAATTAGGCGATCACATGCACGCGCATGTTTATCTCACCCAGAATTCTCGGAGCACCTGGATTGCCGCAAAATCGGTGGTGTACGTGGTTTTCTTGGCTATTACTTTTGCCATTGGTATCGCCCTAGCGGTCATCGTTGCGCAGGTGTTCCCCGACAGCAGTTTTAGCGGCGGGGAAACCACGGAACTGTTCATAGTGTTATTCCATGCCATTATTTTTGGTAGCTTTGCTTTCGCTGTCGGCATGCTCACACGTAGCAAGGTTGCGGCGGTGACGCTTCCACTGGCGTGGATGCTGGTGATCGATCAACTCATTCCCTTGGCAGCATCCAAGGTTGAGGCAGCAACATTCTTGTGGCTGCTGAGCCCTCGTCCTCGCAGCAGCCAGTTGGCTGACGCGATTGCTGGGACGATGGAATCCGGAATTGAGCGCGGTTTTGAGCTCAGCCAGATTCAACCGGATTGGTTCAACGTTGTTGTGATTGCGGGCTGGGTGGTTGTTGCTACGGTGTCTGTTTTTGCGGTCAACCGTGTTCGCGATGTCCGTTAAGGTACAATCCGCTGGGTGAAGCAGACTGCGCAAACACACGTCTTTATAGTGGGCGCGCTAGGAATCGTCATGACGTACCTAGCGCTTACGGGGCGGATCAATAATTATCTTCAACCAGGTTTTCGCCCCGTCAGTTTGGCAACCGGCCTCGTGTTGGTTGCCCTCGCGCTGTGGAGCGCAGTACGGCCCAATAGTTTTTCTTCTCGGCGCACATCGTGGTTCCTTTTGGTTCCGGTGTGCGTCGTTGCTGTGTTTGCGCCAGCGGCTTTGGGGGCAGCCACGCTTAATAGCAGTGGGGTGACCCGTGTGGTGGGAAATAACCTTGACGATCTCGCATTGCCCAAGCTTGCCAAAGATCAGACCAACCCGATGACGATGGAGGAGCTCACCACAAGATTTCTGCGCAGTGACTCCGCTACTTTTGACGGCACAGTGGTTGAGGTGGAAGGGTTTGCCTCGGCTGCAGCGGATGGTACGTGGCGGTTAAGCCGTTACAAGATCTACTGTTGTGCCGCCGATGCGATAGCTTACACCGCAACATTGGAGACGTCGGCAAGCGTGCGTAGCGACCAGTGGTATCGCGTACGTGGCGTTGTGCGAGTCTCGTCCGCGCATAACCCGCAATTCCCCGCGATCGAGGTAGACAACCTAGAGGCGATCGATACCCCCACGGAGCCATACCTATGAAAAAAGTCGTGATCGGGTGGGCTGGAATTATAGCCGCGTTAGTCCTGGGGCCGATTATTCAGCTCAAGGGGCAGGCGGAAGCATGGTCGCAGATCAGCACGTCGATCGTGCTGCAAGCGGTACCGTTTCTGGTGCTCGGCGTAGCCATTTCAGCCATCATCGAAGTATTTGTGCCCCAGGCCGCTTTTCGACGCCTCCCGCGCAACGAAAAAGCCGCCGTTCCCATCGCCGCCGCCTCCGGATTCCTTCTCCCTGCATGCGAGTGCGCCTCCGTACCCGTCACGCAATCACTCGTCCATAGGGGAGTACCCCCTGCGGCCGCACTAGCATTTTTACTAGCAAGCCCCGCAATCAACCCTGTGGTTCTGGTCTCCACCGCTGTCGCATTCGGTGGTGACCTCCGCATGATGATCGCACGCCTATGTGCCAGCCTGATCGTGGCCATCATCGTCGGCTGGGTATGGATCAGCGCCCGACTCGACATCGCCTTAGACTCCGAACACACCCACTGCCACGGACACGGCAACACCTGGGATCGATTCCGAGAATCCTGCATGCACGATCTGCTCAACGCAGGCGGATTCCTCGTCATCGGCGCAATGCTAGCGGCTGTGATGAAAGTACTTATCCCCGTAGACGTGATCACCGCCGTAGGTACCCGACCACTCATTGCCTGTCTCATCATGGCAACCTTGGCCATCGTAGTATCCCTGTGCTCAGAAGCAGACGCCTTCGTAGCTGCATCACTGACGATAATGCCCGCCACCGCACAACTAGTATTTCTCGTGGTCGGTCCCATGGTCGACGTCAAACTCATCGCCATGCAACAAGGCGCATGGGGGCGCGGCTTTGTCACCCGATTCGTTCCGCTGACACTGATCGTCGCCATCACCGTAGCCATCGGCGTAGGCAGTATCAGCTTCGGCGATATCTAAAAACGGGCCTGCTGTACCACCAACTCATGGCCCTGAGCAGCCACCATGACCTCCAACTCCTGCAGATTCTGCTCAATCACACTACCTGGCCACAACGTGGTCCGAGTCTGAACCTCGATACCCACGGCGTCAATGATCGCCAAACTCTCCCAACACGACTGCGCGACCCGCGGCGAACACCCCGTGATCTCGTGCATATGCCGTGGCAACGCCTTAATATCCAAGCCAATCCAATCGGGACGCGACTCCGGTTGCGCCACCAAAGTAGCCAAGCGCTTCGGCGCATAACCACACGTATGCAGCCCTACCGGCAACCCCAGATCGTGGATCCTACAGATAGCCTCGGCAAGACCCGGTACCGCGGTAGGCTCACCGCCGGAGATCACCACGGCGTCGATAAGTCCTATGCGACGCCGCGCCAAATCCACCAGATCATCCACGCCCACCGCGCCGGGTGCGAACTCCTGTAGCTGGGCATTATGGCAATACACGCAGCGCAACGGGCATCCCTGTGTAAACGCGGTGATCGTTAGCTTGCCAGGCCAATCAGTTGCAGAAAACGGAATAATCCCGGCGATGGGCAGATCAGATGAGGGCTTCGGCAAAGTAGGTGCGCTCATGGAACTCGCCCTTCTTTCCGGTATTAAAACTTTGTACCGGGCGGAAATAGCCCATCACGCGCGTCCACATCTCCGTCGTAGCACCACACTGTGGGCATTCGGGGTGCTCGCCGGAAATATATCCATGATCTGGGCAAATAGAAAACGTTGGGGTGATCGTGATGTACGGCAGATGGAAGTTGGTCAAAGCGCGACGCACAAGAGCCGCACAAGCCTTGCCATCGCTCATTGCAGCGCCCATATAAAGGTGCAACACAGTGCCACCGGTGTACTTCGACTGCAAGTCCTCCTGCAAAGCGAGGGCCTCGAAAGGATCCGGGGTGTGCGAAACCGGCAGCTGCGAAGAGTTGGTGTAGTAGGGCTCCTCCGGTGTTCCCGCATGCAACATATCGGGGTAACGCTTGAGATCTTCTTTAGCCAATCGGTAGGTCGTGCCTTCGGCCGGGGTTGCCTCAAGGTTAAACAAGTGGCCGGTGCGCTCCTGTGCCTGCACGAGGCGAGCATTGATGTGGTCGAGAAGTCGCGCGACCTGGGCATGCCCTTGAGGATCGGTGAGATCGTAGGCGTCGTGAGTGAAATTCCTGATCATCTCATTGCAGCCGTTCACACCAATGGTGGAGAAGTGGTTGTCCAAGCTAGGCAGCCAACGCGCGCTATAAGGGTAGAGGCCTTGCTTCATATGCGTTGCGACGAAATCCCGGCGGCGCTCTAGAGTATCGATTCCCAACTCGATGAGCTCATCTACTGCGCTCAGCAGGGCTTGTTCATCACCGGCATAGAGATAGCCCAAACGTGCGCAGTTGAGTGTGACCACGCCGATGGAACCAGTCAATTCTGCCGAACCGAACAAACCATTGCCGCGTTTGAGCAACTCGCGAAGATCAAGCTGCAAACGGCAACACATCGAACGGATCATGCCGGGGTCTAGATCGGAGTTGATGAAATTCTGGAAGTAGGGAAGACCGTACTTCGCAGTCATGGTGAACAAGGCCTCGGTATTGGGGGAATCCCAATCAAAGTCTTTGGTGATGTTATATGTGGGGATGGGGAACGTAAACGGCCGGCCATCGGCATCGCCTGCCGACAGCACCTCAATGAATGCGCGGTTGATCAGGTCCATTTCCTCTTGGAGCTCGCCGTAAGTGAAGTCCACAGGTTCTTCGCCGATAAACGGCACCGAGTCCTTGAGATCGGCTGGGCAGGTCCAGTCAAAGGTCAGGTTGGTAAATGGAGTTTGCGTACCCCAGCGCGATGGAACGTTCAGATTGAAAATGAACTCCTGCATGTCCTGGACGATCTCGTCATAGGAGAGGTTATCTAGACGTACAAATGGCGCCATATAGGTATCAAAGGAGCTGAATGCCTGTGCGCCTGCCCATTCGTTTTGGAGGGTTCCCAAGAAATTAACAATCTGGCCGCATGCCGACGAGAAATGCTTCGGTGGGCGAGATGAGATCGTGCCGGGCACGCCGCCGAAGCCTTCTTCGAGAAGTTGGCGCAGGGACCAGCCAGCACAGTATCCGGAGAGCATATCGAGGTCGTGGATGTGGATGGAACCCTCGCGGTGCGCGGCGCTTGCAGCTGGGCTAAACACTTGGTCAAGCCAGTAGTTTGCAGTGATTTTTCCAGCGGCGTTGAGGATCATTCCGCCCAAGGAATAGTCCTGATTGGCGTTGGCATTGACGCGCCAATCGGCGCGAGAAAGGTACTCGTCGATAGTTGTTCGACTATTAATTTGGGAATCACTCATATGGAACAACTTAAGGCTTGAGGTGTACGAAAACTACAAGATATAGTTGTGCAACATCTCACTAAATCAATATGTAGTGGTGTTTGTATGGGAATGTGCTGGAAAAATCACCCACATATTGTGGCAGTGATATTGATCGGCGTGTAAAAAAGAACCCATGGCTCATCCACTTTTCATTGCTGTAGATGACAGCATTCTCGACGAACTTCGCATCAAAGACGACGAGCTTTTAGAGCAGCTTTTTAGCGGCACTCTTGGTGATCCTGTGACTATTGGGTCAGCCTGGGTAGATGTGGAGGAGCAGCTACGCGCCGCTGGATTCCGTGGTTTTGCGGTTCGTGGCTGCGAGGTTATCGTGGGCGACCCTATGGCTGGATTGGTGCCGTCGGAACGCGTCGAGGAGATGTTGGATTCTCTGGCTGGCCTATCGGGTGAAGCGGTTGAGACGCTAACTGATCTTTACCGCAGCGCGCGAGCTGCTGGTCAAGGCGTTGTGATTATTTCGGAGTAATTTTTTAAGTTGACTTGGGCTGCCTTAGTTGGTAGGGTGGCCAACAGTCCCACATGTTTGATGCGTGGGAGCCTTACGTTTTGCCTAGTAGATTCTTGCCGATTGGTGATTATCGAGAAGCGTTAAGGAAATGCACGGAAGCGGCCCCGGAAAGAGCCCCTTTTTTGGTTTGTCCGGACTCTTTTGTGTACTACTAGGCATGAACAAAAGCGAAAATTTTTTAAAGCACTACCTCGGTGGAGCTTTGGAAAAGTTACCGAAATAGAAAGACGGTTATGCCCACTATTCAGCAGCTGGTCCGCAAGGGCCGCCACGATAAGACTGCCAAGGTTGCAACCGCAGCCCTGAAGGGTTCCCCGCAGCGTCGTGGCGTGTGCACCCGTGTGTACACCACTACCCCTAAGAAGCCTAACTCTGCACTGCGTAAGGTTGCCCGTGTGCGCCTTACCTCCGGCATCGAGGTTTCCGCTTACATCCCAGGTGAGGGCCACAACCTCCAGGAGCACTCCATGGTGCTCGTTCGTGGCGGTCGTGTTAAGGACCTCCCAGGTGTTCGTTACAAGATCATCCGTGGCGCACTGGATACCCAGGGTGTTAAGGATCGTAAGCAGGCTCGTTCCCGCTACGGCGCAAAGAAGGAGAAGTAATCAATGCGTAAGAATGCAGCTCCAAAGCGTCCGATCGTTAAAGACCCAGTTTACGGCTCTGAGGTTGTTACCCAGCTGGTAAACAAGGTTCTCTTGGACGGCAAGAAGTCCACCGCTGAGCGTATCGTCTACGGTGCTCTTGACAAGTGCAAGGAAAAGACCGGCACCGATCCAGTCCTGACCTTGGAGAAGGCCCTCGGCAACATCAAGCCAGACCTCGAGGTTCGTTCCCGCCGCGTCGGTGGCGCAACCTACCAGGTTCCAGTTGAGGTTCGTCCAGCACGTGCTAACACCCTCGCTCTTCGTTGGTTGGTTACCTTTACCCGCCAGCGTCGTGAGAACACCATGATCGAGCGCCTCGCTAACGAGATTCTCGATGCAGCTAACGGCCTTGGTGCATCCGTCAAGCGTCGCGAGGATACCCACAAGATGGCTGAAGCAAACCGCGCGTTTGCTCACTACCGCTGGTAATCCACATGCGCATTCCGGCCCAACCTTCCTGGCACGGCTTCGCTGCTTGTGCGCGAAGTTACCATTATTGTTGCAGGTAGTTGGGCCTTTGCCATATAACGCTACGGGGTTATATGGCAGAAGCACACCTCGATTTTTGCCATCAATGCTGAGAAATTTCCTCGGATTTGGCAGAATTGAACAGGAACTATCCATGCAGTGAGTGAGGAAACAAAGTTTGCTCACTCCGGCTACATAAGTTAGGGACAACTGTGGCACAAGAAGTGCTTAAGGATCTGAACAAGGTCCGCAACATCGGCATCATGGCCCACATTGACGCCGGTAAGACCACCACCACCGAGCGTATCCTCTTCTACACCGGTATCAACCGTAAGGTCGGCGAGACCCACGACGGTGCCTCCACCACCGACTGGATGGAGCAGGAGAAGGAACGCGGTATCACCATTACCTCCGCTGCTGTTACCTGTTTCTGGAACGGCAACCAGGTCAACATCATCGATACCCCAGGCCACGTTGACTTCACCGTTGAGGTTGAGCGCTCCCTTCGCGTTCTCGACGGTGCAGTCGCAGTGTTCGACGGTAAAGAGGGCGTTGAGCCTCAGTCCGAGCAGGTGTGGCGTCAGGCTGCTAAGTACGACGTTCCACGTATCTGCTTCGTGAACAAGATGGACAAGCTCGGCGCAGACTTCTACTTCACCGTTCAGACCATCATCGACCGCCTCGGCGCAAAGCCATTGGTCATGCAGCTGCCAATCGGCGCTGAAGATGACTTCGACGGCGTTGTTGACCTTCTCGAGATGAAGGCCATCACCTGGCGCGGCAAGGTCGAGACCGGTGCAGAGCCAGTTATCGAAGAGATCCCAGCTGACTTGGCTGACAAGGCTGCTGAGTACCGCGAGAAGCTCGTTGAGACCGTTGCTGAGTCCGACGAAGCTCTCATGGAGAAGTACTTCGGCGGCGAAGAGCTCACCATCGAAGAGCTCAAGGCTGGCATCCGTAAGCTGACCGTTAACTCCGAGGTCTACCCAGTTCTCTGTGGTACCGCTTACCGCAACAAGGGCGTTCAGCCACTGCTCGATGCTGTCATCGACTACCTGCCAACCCCACTGGACATCGGAGAGGTTCACGGCCACAAGGTCGGCGACGAGACCGTTGACTTGGTTCGTAAGCCATCCGTTGATGAGCCTTTCTCCGCTCTTGCCTTCAAGATCGCAGCTCACCCATTCTTCGGTAAGCTGACCTTCGTCCGCGTTTACTCCGGCATCGTTGAACCAGGTGCTCAGGTTGCTAACTCCACCAAGGGTAAGAACGAGCGCATCGGTAAGCTCTTCCAGATGCACGCCAACAAGGAGAACCCTGTTGACGAAGCACGCGCTGGTAACATCTACGCGTTCATCGGCCTGAAGGACACCACCACCGGTGACACCCTCTGCGATAAGAACGACCAGATCATCCTCGAGTCCATGGACTTCCCGGACCCAGTGATCAAGGTTTCCATCGAGCCAAAGACCAAGT
The sequence above is drawn from the Corynebacterium rouxii genome and encodes:
- a CDS encoding ABC transporter ATP-binding protein, with protein sequence MFSPPVVAMIDIMITVQDLGKTYGKKTAIAGLNFHVPDGQVTGFLGPNGSGKSTTMRCMLGLDTPTEGRVTFKSKSYNDEFARLSNKPSVAGAILDAGWFTPARSGRSHLRVIARGAGISDARVEECLDYVGMREAAHQKVGDYSLGMKQRIGVAVALLGNPQHLILDEPVNGLDPEGVSWMRNTIRDLASQGRSVLVSSHLLSEMQQTADRLVVIGKGKMIGEYTMSEFLADGTTVLVESPQAAQLCDALKNRGLAAAAQDTQVVIALEHADDDPAVRAQVAALALEYGIAVTRLETHQENLEQRFLAATQSVQEYRTSNAGN
- a CDS encoding ABC transporter permease, producing the protein MFFNALKSEWTKLMSLRSTAVYFILITGALYGPMVLLVGLSDTSSGVDWSSLLVGWGIAVAISIAFAGASVAGELGDHMHAHVYLTQNSRSTWIAAKSVVYVVFLAITFAIGIALAVIVAQVFPDSSFSGGETTELFIVLFHAIIFGSFAFAVGMLTRSKVAAVTLPLAWMLVIDQLIPLAASKVEAATFLWLLSPRPRSSQLADAIAGTMESGIERGFELSQIQPDWFNVVVIAGWVVVATVSVFAVNRVRDVR
- a CDS encoding TIGR03943 family putative permease subunit, giving the protein MKQTAQTHVFIVGALGIVMTYLALTGRINNYLQPGFRPVSLATGLVLVALALWSAVRPNSFSSRRTSWFLLVPVCVVAVFAPAALGAATLNSSGVTRVVGNNLDDLALPKLAKDQTNPMTMEELTTRFLRSDSATFDGTVVEVEGFASAAADGTWRLSRYKIYCCAADAIAYTATLETSASVRSDQWYRVRGVVRVSSAHNPQFPAIEVDNLEAIDTPTEPYL
- a CDS encoding permease, producing the protein MKKVVIGWAGIIAALVLGPIIQLKGQAEAWSQISTSIVLQAVPFLVLGVAISAIIEVFVPQAAFRRLPRNEKAAVPIAAASGFLLPACECASVPVTQSLVHRGVPPAAALAFLLASPAINPVVLVSTAVAFGGDLRMMIARLCASLIVAIIVGWVWISARLDIALDSEHTHCHGHGNTWDRFRESCMHDLLNAGGFLVIGAMLAAVMKVLIPVDVITAVGTRPLIACLIMATLAIVVSLCSEADAFVAASLTIMPATAQLVFLVVGPMVDVKLIAMQQGAWGRGFVTRFVPLTLIVAITVAIGVGSISFGDI
- a CDS encoding anaerobic ribonucleoside-triphosphate reductase activating protein, giving the protein MSAPTLPKPSSDLPIAGIIPFSATDWPGKLTITAFTQGCPLRCVYCHNAQLQEFAPGAVGVDDLVDLARRRIGLIDAVVISGGEPTAVPGLAEAICRIHDLGLPVGLHTCGYAPKRLATLVAQPESRPDWIGLDIKALPRHMHEITGCSPRVAQSCWESLAIIDAVGIEVQTRTTLWPGSVIEQNLQELEVMVAAQGHELVVQQARF
- a CDS encoding ribonucleoside triphosphate reductase, translated to MSDSQINSRTTIDEYLSRADWRVNANANQDYSLGGMILNAAGKITANYWLDQVFSPAASAAHREGSIHIHDLDMLSGYCAGWSLRQLLEEGFGGVPGTISSRPPKHFSSACGQIVNFLGTLQNEWAGAQAFSSFDTYMAPFVRLDNLSYDEIVQDMQEFIFNLNVPSRWGTQTPFTNLTFDWTCPADLKDSVPFIGEEPVDFTYGELQEEMDLINRAFIEVLSAGDADGRPFTFPIPTYNITKDFDWDSPNTEALFTMTAKYGLPYFQNFINSDLDPGMIRSMCCRLQLDLRELLKRGNGLFGSAELTGSIGVVTLNCARLGYLYAGDEQALLSAVDELIELGIDTLERRRDFVATHMKQGLYPYSARWLPSLDNHFSTIGVNGCNEMIRNFTHDAYDLTDPQGHAQVARLLDHINARLVQAQERTGHLFNLEATPAEGTTYRLAKEDLKRYPDMLHAGTPEEPYYTNSSQLPVSHTPDPFEALALQEDLQSKYTGGTVLHLYMGAAMSDGKACAALVRRALTNFHLPYITITPTFSICPDHGYISGEHPECPQCGATTEMWTRVMGYFRPVQSFNTGKKGEFHERTYFAEALI
- the rpsL gene encoding 30S ribosomal protein S12, whose translation is MPTIQQLVRKGRHDKTAKVATAALKGSPQRRGVCTRVYTTTPKKPNSALRKVARVRLTSGIEVSAYIPGEGHNLQEHSMVLVRGGRVKDLPGVRYKIIRGALDTQGVKDRKQARSRYGAKKEK
- the rpsG gene encoding 30S ribosomal protein S7, whose translation is MRKNAAPKRPIVKDPVYGSEVVTQLVNKVLLDGKKSTAERIVYGALDKCKEKTGTDPVLTLEKALGNIKPDLEVRSRRVGGATYQVPVEVRPARANTLALRWLVTFTRQRRENTMIERLANEILDAANGLGASVKRREDTHKMAEANRAFAHYRW
- the fusA gene encoding elongation factor G; translated protein: MAQEVLKDLNKVRNIGIMAHIDAGKTTTTERILFYTGINRKVGETHDGASTTDWMEQEKERGITITSAAVTCFWNGNQVNIIDTPGHVDFTVEVERSLRVLDGAVAVFDGKEGVEPQSEQVWRQAAKYDVPRICFVNKMDKLGADFYFTVQTIIDRLGAKPLVMQLPIGAEDDFDGVVDLLEMKAITWRGKVETGAEPVIEEIPADLADKAAEYREKLVETVAESDEALMEKYFGGEELTIEELKAGIRKLTVNSEVYPVLCGTAYRNKGVQPLLDAVIDYLPTPLDIGEVHGHKVGDETVDLVRKPSVDEPFSALAFKIAAHPFFGKLTFVRVYSGIVEPGAQVANSTKGKNERIGKLFQMHANKENPVDEARAGNIYAFIGLKDTTTGDTLCDKNDQIILESMDFPDPVIKVSIEPKTKSDQEKLGTAIQKLSEEDPTFTVELDEESGQTVIGGMGELHLDVLVDRMKREFKVEANVGNPQVAYRETIRKPVEKLEYTHKKQTGGSGQFAKVIIGIEPYAPEAETLEEGESATYKFENAVTGGRVPKEYIPSVDAGIQDAMQYGYLAGFPLVNIKATLIDGAYHEVDSSEMAFKLAGSQALKEAVAKAKPVLLEPLMAVEVITPEEYMGDVIGDINSRRGQVSAMDDRAGAKVVKAKVPLSEMFGYVGDLRSRTQGRANYTMIFDSYAEVPTNVAAEIVAERNGTA